The stretch of DNA GCGGCTGTTCTAAGCTGGCCTCGGTTTAAATCATATTTATTTTGGAAGGCAGACCTTTGATGGCGAAGACTGCGCAGCACCCCGTCCTCGTGGTCATGGGTGTGTCAGGATCGGGTAAATCAACCGTGGCCGGCCTGGTGGCAAGCCGGCTCGGCTGGGATCTCGCCGAAGGCGATGACCTGCACCCGCCGGCCAACGTGGCCAAGATGCACTCCGGCCAGCCGCTCACCGACGATGACCGCTGGCCATGGCTGGAGTCCATCGCCGACTGGATCAGGGCCCACACCGCGTCCGGAACCCCGGGGGTGATCACGTGTTCGGCGCTGAAGAAACGCTACCGGGACGTCCTGCGCGGTGAAGGCGTGGTGTTTGTCTTCCTGGAAGGAACCAAGGACCGCATCTCGGACCGGCTCGCCTCCCGCCATGGACATTTCATGCCCCCCGCGCTGCTCGCGTCCCAGTTCGAGGCACTCGAAGCCCCCACTGAGGACGAGAACTTCATTTCCCTGTCCGTCACCGCGACGCCGGCGGAGGAAGCACAGGAAGTCATCGACCGTCTGGGCCTGGAGGCCAGCCGCTCCACCCGCCCGTAGCCTTGCTTTGCTCGGAGCCTAGGCTCCGAGCGGGGCGGCCGCCACCGTCGGCAGGGTCGGCGCGGTCGAGCCGCCGGCCGGTTCCACCGTGATGCCCAGGGACGCCGCGGTGCGGATACCCGTGACCACGGCGGGCTTCGACAATGCCTCGGCGTCCATGAGGCCCTGCGATACCGGGGCGGAACCGTCCTTCGGGATCAACCACATCTGGTAGACCTTGCCCGGCGGCGGCGGCGGGACGTTGTTCATCTTGACCACCACGGCGTCCTTGGACGGGGAGACGGCCACGGTGGCGGTGCCACCGCCCGCCACGTCGACGGTAGCCTGGCGGACGTCGCCGGCCTGCATGACCTGGTTGAGGGGATCGTTCTGGTTCGCCATATAGGCGCCGACGCCGACACCGCCGACGGCGATAACGGCGGCGGCCGCGATACCCACGAGCCAGTTGCGCATACCCTGCGGCCGGCGTCGCTCTTCCCGGCGGCGGCGGGCCGCACTGAGTTCATCGGCGGGCAACCCGGGGGATTCCGCCGGCGGCGGGACGGCATCGGGCGCCGCAAGGCCGGGCTGCTGTCCCGGGCCGGCATCCTGTGCCGGAAGGGATGCGAGGATGCGGTCCAGGAGTCCGGCCGGCGGTTCTGCCTCCACGGCGAAGCTCGCCGCGAGGGTCTCCTGCGCCTGGCGGACGCGTTCGTAGAAGGCGGTGCGCTCCGCGGCCGGCGCGGCGGCGAAGTACTGCTCGATGGCTGCCCGCTCGGCGTCGTCGACGGCGTTGACGGCGTACAGCTCCGCGAGGTCCACGGCCCTGCCGGAGGAGAGGTCCGTGGCGA from Arthrobacter sp. B3I9 encodes:
- a CDS encoding anti-sigma factor, which produces MTDMNAHNNARVPGPFGADIATDLSSGRAVDLAELYAVNAVDDAERAAIEQYFAAAPAAERTAFYERVRQAQETLAASFAVEAEPPAGLLDRILASLPAQDAGPGQQPGLAAPDAVPPPAESPGLPADELSAARRRREERRRPQGMRNWLVGIAAAAVIAVGGVGVGAYMANQNDPLNQVMQAGDVRQATVDVAGGGTATVAVSPSKDAVVVKMNNVPPPPPGKVYQMWLIPKDGSAPVSQGLMDAEALSKPAVVTGIRTAASLGITVEPAGGSTAPTLPTVAAAPLGA
- a CDS encoding gluconokinase, producing MAKTAQHPVLVVMGVSGSGKSTVAGLVASRLGWDLAEGDDLHPPANVAKMHSGQPLTDDDRWPWLESIADWIRAHTASGTPGVITCSALKKRYRDVLRGEGVVFVFLEGTKDRISDRLASRHGHFMPPALLASQFEALEAPTEDENFISLSVTATPAEEAQEVIDRLGLEASRSTRP